From a single Apium graveolens cultivar Ventura chromosome 2, ASM990537v1, whole genome shotgun sequence genomic region:
- the LOC141706521 gene encoding F-box protein At3g07870-like — protein sequence MDSSIEDQSKDRNLQENKQIYGIDILPHEIALDIFSRLSITSVMQSRFVCRSWQKLSLHQNLVSLHFSRVAERDPLLIFRCDFPTRKQLSFAELSGTNDDVKGIVKKIEIPFSASMPEFTVECSCKGLLCLCDSLYKDSVYIYNPFTNDYKELPKTRQYKEERVVCGFGYYPETNQYKVVKIIYYNITSTGGGPLRRIRTVDNLKSEVLVFSSGGNTWRNIGQVPYCVYRLQDAPLIHGRLHWMALGVYQNIRGLIIISFDLADEKFEEVPRPDFISPFDCTNYGLLSLKGCLSAVAYEYGQYKDLEIWFMKEYNVKESWIGMYRIGGRIPESPSTNVQRPSEMWRNSAIRPLVTVLCILNNGELLIEYKVGRLALYNARSGRYKDITFEGMPSIFETFVLQGSLNQIDLPVEL from the coding sequence ATGGATTCTAGCATTGAGGATCAAAGCAAAGATCGCAACCTGCAAGAAAATAAGCAGATATATGGGATTGATATCTTGCCTCATGAAATTGCACTTGATATATTTTCAAGGCTTTCCATCACATCTGTAATGCAGTCCAGGTTTGTATGCAGATCTTGGCAAAAGCTGTCACTTCACCAAAATCTTGTTAGCTTGCATTTTTCTCGGGTTGCAGAACGCGATCCTTTGCTAATCTTTCGTTGTGATTTTCCTACTCGAAAGCAGCTTTCTTTTGCAGAACTTTCTGGTACTAATGATGATGTTAAAGGGATTGTGAAGAAGATTGAGATTCCCTTTTCTGCTTCCATGCCAGAGTTTACTGTTGAATGTTCTTGTAAAGGATTACTCTGTTTATGCGATTCATTGTACAAGGATTCTGTTTATATTTACAATCCTTTCACTAATGACTACAAGGAGCTGCCAAAAACCAGGCAATATAAGGAAGAAAGAGTGGTGTGTGGATTCGGGTACTATCCTGAGACTAACCAGTACAAGGTTGTCAAGATAATCTACTACAATATTACAAGTACTGGAGGTGGTCCTTTACGTAGAATCAGGACGGTAGATAACTTAAAATCAGAAGTTTTAGTATTTAGTTCAGGAGGCAACACATGGAGAAATATTGGACAAGTACCTTATTGTGTGTACAGGTTACAGGATGCTCCTTTAATTCATGGAAGGCTTCACTGGATGGCTCTAGGCGTGTATCAAAATATTCGCGGCTTAATAATCATTTCATTCGATCTTGCAGATGAAAAGTTTGAGGAGGTTCCCAGACCTGATTTTATCAGTCCTTTTGATTGTACCAACTACGGGTTACTTAGTCTTAAAGGATGTCTCTCTGCAGTAGCTTATGAGTATGGACAATATAAAGACTTGGAGATATGGTTTATGAAAGAATACAATGTAAAAGAGTCTTGGATCGGAATGTACAGAATTGGAGGTAGAATACCAGAGTCACCCTCCACGAACGTGCAGCGACCGTCTGAGATGTGGAGAAATAGTGCTATTAGGCCATTAGTTACAGTCCTATGCATTTTGAACAATGGTGAGCTCTTGATAGAGTATAAAGTGGGAAGGCTGGCGTTGTATAATGCGAGAAGTGGAAGATATAAGGACATTACTTTTGAGGGTATGCCAAGTATTTTTGAGACATTTGTGCTTCAGGGAAGCCTGAACCAGATTGATCTGCCAGTTGAATTGTAA
- the LOC141706522 gene encoding F-box protein At3g07870-like → MGFDSLPHEIALGIFSRLSITSLMQSRFVCRSWQNLSLDRNLVSLHLSRVAERDPLLIFHSDFPIRNQLCFAELSDTDDGVNAIVKKINIPFSASMPEFIVVGSCNGLLCLRDSLFKSPQNSKSEVSVLGLGGNTWRNLGLVPYYIERRSQGALFTRGRLHWQTRCMYNDRGLIKISFDLSDEKFYRIKGPDFSSVADDRTYHLANLKGCLSAVVYKFGYEELEIWVLKEYNVKESWVRDFKIGANIPESPSTKLHLQQPLRIWRNTYNRVLVRVLCILRNGEILIEYKVGKLALYDVASGRYKDLNFKGMPSIFQTVVHFGSLNQIDLPAKN, encoded by the exons ATGGGATTTGATAGTTTGCCTCACGAAATTGCACTAGGTATATTTTCAAGGctttccatcacttctttgatgCAGTCCAGGTTTGTATGCAGATCATGGCAAAACTTGTCACTTGACCGAAATCTTGTTAGCTTGCATCTTTCTCGTGTTGCAGAACGCGATCCTTTGCTCATATTTCACAGTGATTTTCCTATTCGAAACCAGCTCTGTTTTGCAGAACTTTCAGATACTGATGATGGTGTCAATGCAATTGTGAAGAAGATTAATATTCCTTTTTCTGCTTCCATGCCAGAGTTCATTGTTGTAGGTTCTTGCAATGGATTATTATGTTTACGTGATTCATT GTTCAAGAGCCCACAAAATTCAAAATCAGAAGTTTCTGTACTCGGTCTGGGAGGCAATACATGGAGAAATCTTGGACTAGTACCTTATTATATTGAGAGGAGGTCACAGGGAGCTCTGTTTACACGCGGAAGGCTTCACTGGCAGACTCGATGTATGTACAATGATCGTGGCCTGATTAAAATTTCATTTGATCTTTCTGATGAGAAGTTTTATAGGATAAAAGGACCAGATTTTAGTAGTGTTGCTGATGACCGCACCTATCATTTAGCTAATCTAAAAGGATGTCTTTCTGCAGTAGTTTATAAATTTGGATATGAAGAGTTGGAGATATGGGTTCTGAAAGAATATAATGTGAAAGAATCTTGGGTCCGAGATTTCAAAATTGGAGCTAATATACCTGAGTCACCCTCTACCAAGTTGCACTTGCAACAACCATTACGGATTTGGAGAAACACATATAATAGGGTATTAGTTCGAGTTCTATGCATTTTAAGGAATGGTGAGATCTTGATAGAGTATAAGGTTGGAAAGTTGGCGTTGTATGATGTGGCGAGTGGAAGATATAAAGACCTAAATTTTAAGGGGATGCCAAGTATTTTTCAGACCGTCGTGCATTTTGGAAGCCTGAATCAGATCGATCTCCCAGCTAAAAACTAA
- the LOC141706626 gene encoding F-box protein At3g07870-like: protein MNFIMEKPSKKRDCKSQENKQTNELASLPTDIALDIFSRLSITSVIQSRFVCRSWQNLSLDRNLVSMHFSQVAKRDPLLIFHSDFPIRNQLSFAEFCGADNDTKGVVKKISIPFSASMSEFTVVGSCNGLLCLCDSLFNDTIYIYNPFTNYYKELPKTMQFDDEIVMCGFGYHPETKQYKVVKIVYYWITNIDHRGVRRIRTPRTSKSEVFVLGSEDNKWRNIGQVSYYIERRSKVALFTNGRLHWLTRGVSNSVRGLIIISFDLADEKFKEVPRPEFSCAADGRKYFLASLRGCLCAVVYKYGLSRDLEIWIMKEYNVKESWVKEFKIGGNVPESPSTRLQAPLRIWRNTYNREFVRVLCILENGEILIEYKVGNLALYDVASGRYKDIKFKGMPSIFQTIVHFGSLNEIDLPAKN from the coding sequence ATGAATTTTATCATGGAGAAACCAAGCAAGAAAAGAGATTGCAAATCACAAGAAAATAAGCAAACAAATGAGCTTGCCAGTTTGCCTACTGATATTGCACTTGATATATTTTCAAGACTTTCCATCACATCTGTAATTCAGTCCAGGTTTGTCTGCAGATCATGGCAAAACTTGTCACTAGACCGAAATCTCGTTAGCATGCATTTTTCTCAGGTTGCGAAACGTGATCCTTTGCTCATCTTTCACAGTGATTTTCCTATTCGAAACCAGCTCTCTTTTGCAGAATTTTGTGGTGCTGATAATGATACTAAAGGAGTTGTTAAAAAGATTAGTATTCCTTTTTCTGCTTCCATGTCGGAATTTACTGTTGTTGGATCTTGCAATGGCTTACTATGTTTATGTGATTCCTTGTTTAATGATACTATTTATATTTACAATCCTTTCACTAATTACTACAAGGAGCTGCCAAAAACCATGCAATTTGATGATGAAATTGTGATGTGTGGATTTGGATATCATCCGGAGACTAAGCAGTACAAGGTTGTTAAGATAGTTTATTACTGGATTACAAATATTGATCATCGTGGTGTTCGTAGGATCAGGACTCCACGTACATCAAAATCAGAAGTTTTTGTACTAGGATCAGAGGATAACAAATGGAGAAATATAGGACAAGTATCTTACTATATTGAAAGGAGGTCAAAAGTAGCTCTTTTTACAAATGGAAGGCTTCACTGGCTGACTAGAGGAGTGAGCAACAGTGTTCGTGGTTTAataatcatttcatttgatctAGCAGATGAAAAGTTTAAAGAGGTTCCAAGACCTGAGTTTAGTTGTGCTGCTGATGGTCGCAAGTATTTCTTAGCTAGTTTAAGAGGATGCCTTTGTGCGGTGGTTTATAAATATGGATTAAGCAGAGACTTGGAGATATGGATCATGAAAGAATATAATGTGAAGGAGTCTTGGGTCAAGGAGTTCAAAATTGGAGGTAATGTACCAGAGTCACCCTCTACCAGGTTGCAGGCACCATTACGGATTTGGAGAAACACATATAATAGGGAATTTGTTCGAGTTCTATGCATATTAGAAAATGGTGAGATCTTGATAGAGTATAAGGTTGGAAATTTGGCTTTGTATGATGTGGCAAGCGGAAGATATAAAGACATAAAATTTAAGGGGATGCCAAGTATTTTTCAGACAATCGTGCATTTTGGAAGCCTGAATGAGATCGATCTCCCAGCTAAGAATTAG
- the LOC141706628 gene encoding histidine kinase 2 — protein sequence MSSLELFGVPLKLSRIFLKICKWILLKMSLNCKVVGSNSKLPANFKLKKANEPQHRFSYGYVWKALLSSVFLVVLVGVVWFLFCPNDGRFQMKMETTDYCDRKSGVLHEHFNVSKEEFEVLTSSFYELDQMACLKCTKQSKHESYHRSSGINCEFVMPTLDHQRFEKQQEGEVTNVGLQEQCPVPAENTYSLLKEGKSVSEVLHSTFSSIKSKFQSNEEYMQIREPENSATEDCKSFSFCSANLLLCALVGLAVCCQISGFNFKFWRSQEVIPPQQHPVHLQKVQQKQQQQSQISSRSAGKWRMKLLWAFVFAGVTGSIWLFWHLNEDIVFRRKETLANMCDERARMLQDQFNVSMNHVHALAILISTFHHGKQPSAIDQKTFGEYTERTAFERPLTSGVAYALRVPHSQREQFEKQHGWKIKKMETEDQTLVQDCIPENLDPAPVQDEYAPVVFSQETVSHIVSIDMMSGKEDRENILRARASGKGVLTSPFKLLKSNHLGVVLTFAVYNTHLPPDATAEQFINAAVGYLGASYDVPSLVEKLLHQLASKQTIVVNVYDTTNKAAPINMYGTNVTDTGLLHISTLDFGDPTRRHEMHCRFKQRAPPPWTAITASVGVLVITLLLGHIFHAAITRIAEAELGYQNMKVLMHRAEAADKAKSQFLATVSHEIRTPMNGVLGMLQMLMDTNLDANQLDYAQTAHASGRDLISLINEVLDQAKIESGRLELEAVPFDLRAVLDNVLSLFSSKSHDKGIELAVYVSNQVPEVVIGDPGRLRQIITNLVGNSIKFTQDRGHIFVSVHLADEVGHPLEEQDEVLKPNFTLVQDRLNKSCNTLSGFSVVNRWKSWADFKNLSVGESSKETEIVKILVTVEDTGVGIPKEAQDRIFMPFMQADSSTSRTYGGTGIGLSISKRLVDLMGGEIGFGSEPGTGSTFSFSVAFKKGEKRTPDLKSPQYHPTVSEFAGLRALVVDGKIIRAEVTRYHLRRLGISVEKALTLDSAYSYLSSNSKTSISGQLAMILVDQDELYERTDISHNNILKELRPTSSSSILEFGPKILLLANSSSYEKCNELKSAGLVDAVLTKPLRLSVLILSFQETLTTGKKRLPSKSKPSTLGNLLRDKRILVVDDNAVNRRVAEGALKKYGAVVTCVDSGRASLQMLNPPHNFDACFMDLQMPEMDGFEATRQIRCLESEVNKRITSGEASIEMFGNVAHWHTPILAMTADVIQATNEECTKCGMDGYVSKPFEEEELYSAAARFFDSG from the exons ATGAGTTCTCTTGAATTGTTTGGAGTTCCTCTTAAGCTTTCCAGGATCTTTTTGAAGATATGTAAGTGGATTTTGTTGAAAATGTCTTTGAATTGTAAGGTTGTTGGTTCGAATAGCAAGTTACCTGCTAATTTTAAGCTTAAAAAGGCAAATGAACCTCAACATAGGTTTAGTTATGGCTATGTATGGAAGGCACTGCTTTCCTCTGTGTTTCTTGTTGTTCTAGTTGGGGTAGTTTGGTTCTTGTTCTGCCCGAATGATGGGAGATTTCAGATGAAGATGGAGACTACAGATTATTGTGATAGGAAATCTGGTGTCTTGCATGAACATTTTAATGTTAGCAAAGAAGAATTTGAAGTGTTGACCTCTTCTTTCTATGAATTGGATCAG ATGGCATGCTTGAAATGCACCAAACAGTCAAAACATGAAAGTTACCATCGTAGTAGTGGCATCAACTGTGAATTTGTTATGCCAACTTTAGATCACCAAAGATTTGAGAAACAACAAGAGGGGGAAGTAACAAATGTAGGGTTGCAAGAGCAATGCCCTGTCCCAGCTGAGAACACCTACTCATTATTGAAGGAGGGCAAGTCGGTGTCAGAGGTTTTACATTCCACATTTTCATCTATCAAGTCAAAGTTTCAGAGTAATGAAGAG TATATGCAAATAAGGGAACCGGAGAATTCAGCAACAGAGGATTGCAAGAGTTTTTCTTTTTGTTCAGCAAATTTACTCTTGTGTGCTCTTGTTGGATTAGCAGTCTGCTGTCAGATATCTGgctttaattttaaattttggaGGAGTCAGGAGGTGATTCCCCCTCAGCAACATCCAGTGCATCTCCAAAAGGTCCAGCAAAAGCAACAACAACAATCCCAAATTTCTTCCAGAAGTGCTGGGAAGTGGAGGATGAAGCTCCTGTGGGCTTTTGTCTTTGCAGGGGTAACAGGGTCTATTTGGTTATTCTGGCACCTGAATGAAGATATTGTTTTCAGAAGAAAAGAAACGCTGGCAAATATGTGTGACGAAAGAGCACGTATGCTACAGGATCAATTCAATGTGAGCATGAACCATGTTCATGCGTTAGCTATTCTTATCTCCACGTTTCACCATGGAAAACAGCCTTCTGCCATTGACCAG AAAACATTTGGAGAATATACTGAGAGAACTGCTTTTGAAAGGCCTCTTACTAGTGGGGTTGCTTATGCTTTGAGAGTTCCACACTCTCAGAGAGAGCAATTTGAGAAGCAACATGGATGGAAGATTAAAAAAATGGAAACCGAGGACCAAACATTAGTCCAAGACTGTATACCGGAGAATTTGGATCCTGCACCAGTTCAAGATGAATATGCACCAGTCGTATTTTCTCAAGAAACAGTCTCACATATTGTTTCTATAGACATGATGTCTGGAAAG GAAGATCGGGAGAACATATTGCGAGCAAGGGCATCAGGAAAGGGTGTCCTGACTTCTCCCTTTAAATTATTGAAATCCAATCACCTGGGTGTGGTACTTACTTTTGCCGTCTACAACACTCATCTTCCTCCTGATGCTACTGCTGAGCAATTTATTAATGCTGCTGTTGG GTATCTAGGTGCATCCTATGACGTCCCTTCACTAGTGGAGAAGCTTCTGCATCAACTTGCTAGCAAACAAACCATTGTCGTGAATGTTTATGATACAACAAATAAAGCGGCTCCAATAAATATGTATGGTACCAATGTCACCGACACAGGACTGTTGCACATAAGCACACTTGATTTCGGCGATCCAACTAGGAGACATGAAATGCATTGCAG GTTTAAGCAGAGGGCCCCTCCACCTTGGACAGCAATAACAGCATCTGTTGGTGTTCTTGTAATAACTTTGCTTCTGGGTCATATATTCCATGCAGCCATAACTCGAATCGCTGAAGCTGAGCTAGGGTATCAAAATATGAAGGTACTTATGCATCGTGCTGAAGCTGCAGATAAAGCCAAATCTCAG TTTTTGGCAACAGTGTCGCATGAAATCAGGACTCCAATGAATGGTGTTTTAG GCATGCTTCAGATGCTCATGGACACAAATCTTGATGCAAACCAACTAGATTATGCACAGACTGCCCATGCTAGTGGTAGAGATCTAATATCACTTATTAATGAGGTTCTTGATCAGGCTAAAATTGAATCTGGCAGACTTGAGCTGGAGGCTGTTCCTTTTGATCTTCGGGCTGTTCTTGATAATGTTTTATCACTTTTCTCCAGCAAATCTCATGACAAAGGAATTGAG TTGGCCGTCTATGTTTCTAATCAAGTTCCTGAAGTTGTCATTGGAGACCCTGGACGGTTGCGGCAAATAATCACAAATCTTGTTGGAAATTCAATTAAG TTTACACAAGACAGAGGCCACATTTTTGTCTCGGTGCATCTAGCAGATGAAGTTGGGCACCCACTTGAGGAGCAGGATGAAGTGCTGAAACCAAATTTTACTCTAGTTCAAGATCGTCTAAACAAATCTTGTAACACACTGAGCGGGTTCTCTGTGGTTAATAGATGGAAAAGTTGGGCGGATTTTAAAAATTTGAGTGTTGGTGAATCGTCAAAGGAGACGGAAATTGTCAAAATATTGGTTACTGTTGAAGATACAGGGGTTGGAATCCCAAAAGAGGCACAAGATCGCATATTCATGCCCTTTATGCAGGCCGACAGTTCTACATCACGAACATATGGTGGAACTGGGATAGGATTGAGCATCAGCAAGAGGCTGGTGGACCTAATGGGCGGAGAAATTGGCTTTGGCAGCGAGCCTGGAACAGGCAGCACCTTTTCATTCAGTGTAGCTTTTAAGAAAGGAGAAAAAAGAACTCCTGATTTAAAGTCTCCACAGTACCATCCAACTGTTTCAGAATTTGCGGGATTGAGAGCATTGGTAGTTGACGGGAAAATCATTCGAGCGGAAGTCACAAGGTATCATCTTCGGAGATTGGGAATTTCAGTAGAAAAAGCTTTGACTCTGGATTCTGCTTACTCTTATCTCTCTAGTAACTCCAAGACAAG CATATCAGGTCAGTTGGCCATGATTCTTGTTGACCAGGATGAGTTATATGAGAGGACTGATATTTCCCACAACAATATTCTTAAAGAATTGAGACCAACTAGCAGTTCAAGCATCCTAGAATTTGGTCCAAAAATTCTTCTGTTGGCAAACTCCAGTTCCTACGAAAAGTGCAACGAGCTCAAGTCGGCTGGGTTAGTGGATGCTGTTCTAACAAAGCCACTTCGGCTAAGTGTATTAATTCTCTCATTCCAAGAAACCCTTACTACTGGAAAGAAGAGGCTGCCTTCAAAAAGTAAACCATCAACTCTCGGGAATCTGCTCAGAGACAAGCGTATCTTGGTGGTAGATGATAACGCTGTTAACAGACGAGTTGCTGAAGGTGCCTTGAAGAAGTATGGAGCAGTTGTTACCTGTGTAGATAGTGGGAGAGCTTCTCTACAGATGCTTAACCCACCCCACAATTTTGATGCTTGCTTTATGGATCTCCAAATGCCAGAAATGGATGG GTTTGAAGCTACACGGCAGATCCGCTGTTTAGAGAGCGAGGTAAATAAAAGAATTACTTCGGGCGAAGCATCGATTGAGATGTTTGGTAATGTGGCTCACTGGCATACACCAATATTAGCAATGACTGCTGATGTAATTCAAGCAACAAACGAGGAGTGCACGAAATGCGGGATGGATGGTTATGTGTCAAAACCATTTGAGGAAGAAGAACTATATTCAGCTGCAGCACGCTTCTTTGATTCGGGTTAA